AGGCCGACACCGTGACTGATACTGTTGGCAATTTCTTCGCCGAGCGTCTGCGGACGCTCATCGATGGTCGTTTTGTTGACGGACGGTGAGGGGATCGGGGGAGTAGTGAGGGTCATCGCGAACAGTCCTGCGCAAGGAATGGGGCTTGCCTGCTCCGCGTCATTCCCCCGATAGCGCGAACGGCATCTGCAAATTGTCTCGCATTCGGCATTGGTGGCACCGATTGAAACGCATCACCGCTGCTCGCGGCCGGCAGGCTTGCCATAGATCAAGTGGTAAACAAGGCCGACCAGCACGCTGCCGCCGGCGATGTTGCCCAGGATGACTGGCAGCAGATTGCCGGCGAATCCGGCGACCGTCACCGGTGGCACGCTGGCGCCGACGCCGTCGGCCTGCAGCAACATCGCCAGCGGAAAAAAATACATGTTGGCAATGCTGTGCTCAAAACCAGCGGCAACGAAAGCAGAGATCGGAAACACGATTGCGACCGCCTTGTCGATCACGCTGCGACCGGCAAGTGCCATCCACACCGCCATGCAGACCAGCACGTTGCACATCGCACCGCGGAAAAACGCGGTCCAGAATGGCATCTGCTGCTTGGTTGCCGCAATGGTCACCACCTGCTCGCCGATCGCACCGCTGTTCATTTCCGGATGCCGCGACAGATAGACCAGCAGCGCGAGTCCGGCTGCCCCAACGAGGTTGCCGACGCTGACGATGGCCCAGTTGCGCAACACTTCGCGGGTCGAAATCAGGCCGTCAGCCCAGGCCATCACCAGCAAATTGTTGCCGGTAAACAGTTCGGCGCCGGCCACGATCACCAGCAGCAAGCCCAGCGAAAACACCACGCCGCCAAGCACCTGGCGAACCGCGAAGCCCAGTGAAGCATCGGAGCGCACAACGGTGAAGTAGAGCGCGCCGAGCGCGATGAATGCGCCCGCCAGCACGGCCAGCATGAACATGCGCAGGACGGGCAAGCGCGCCTTGGCCACGCCAATCGAGTTCACTTTGGCAGCAATCTCGGTCGGCGAGAATGCGTCGAAGCCGTACAGTTCTGACATGCCGAAAATCTCTCAATGGTAGGCGGGCGCGCCAGAGCTCTCATGCGGCGCTCATCTGCCTATTCTCGCCCGTCAGCCAGTTGATGGCCATCGCCGCTACGATGTGGGTGACGGATGAGCTGGGCGTCAGCGCACAAAAACACAACGCAAGCGGAAAGCAACGGGGGGATCAATGGCGATGATGATGGTACTGGGTCTGTCGGCAGCAGTGGTTGCCACGTCCTTCATCTCCGGCATTCTCGGCATGGCCGGTGGCATGATCCTGATGGGCATCCTGCTCGCCACCATGAACGTCGGCAGTGCGATGATCGTGCACGGCGTTACCCAGCTGGCCTCGAATGGCTGGCGGGCGATTCTCTGGCGACAATTCATTGACCGTCGCATTGTCGTGGGTTACATGATCGGCCTGGGGCTCGCCGTTGCCCTGTTTGCGCTGGTATCGCTGGTGCTGAGCCGGCCGTGGGTACTGATCGCACTGGGCGCCACACCGTTCCTGACCTATCTGCTGCCACGGCAACTGGAACTCAACGTTGACCGGCCAGGTCAGCCGGCGCTCTGCGGCTTTGTCTGCGTGGCCGTGCAACTGCTGTCCGGTGTGTCCGGGCCGCTGCTCGATACCTTCTTCGTACCATCAAAGCTTGATCGCAAGGCGGTTGTCGCCACCAAAGCAGCAACACAATCGTTCAGCCATATCGCCAAGATTGCTTACTTCGGCTGGGTGGCCACCTCCGCTACCGAGGCGGTGACGCCGATGCTGCTCGCAGCACTGGTAGTCGCCGCCGTAGTGGGCACCAGTGCCTCACGCAAGGTGCTGGAGGCGATGACTGATGCCAACTTCCGCAACTGGACGCGGCGCGTGGTGCTGGTGGTCGGCGCGGTGTATCTTGCCAGTGGTTTGTGGGAGCTGGCGAAGTAACCGGCACGTTTGATGAGCGAAGCCTTCCGCTTCTGCGTGCGCAGGGACGATCCGGCCGTCACCTCGCTGCAGCCCGACCCCGATGCGCCAGCGCAGCGCACGCTGGCGGTGGGCGAGGTGCGCTTGCGCGTGTGCCTGTTTGCGGTCACTGCCAACAATGTCACCTGCGCGCTGTATGGCGACAAGCTCAGCTTCTGGCACATGTTTCCGGTCAGCGGACCGACCTGGGGCTGCATCCCGGGCTGGGGCTTCGGCGAGGTGGTCGAATCGCGCTGCGATCGCATCACCGTCGGCGAGCGGCTATTCGGCTTCTTGCCGATGGGCAGCTATCTGGTGTTGCGGCCCGGCACGATTTCGGCGCAGGGCTTTTTCGACGCCACGCCGGAGCGAGCGGATGCGGCGCCGATCCTGCACTATTTTCTGCGCCGCGGTCAGTCGCAACAGGCGGAGCCGATGGACGACCGTCTGTTTGCGCTGCTCTATCCGCTGTTCGGCGTCGGCTATCTGCTGGCCGACTACGTGGCGACTGGCGGCGCCACCGGCAGCGGCCCGCTGCTCATCACGGCGGCATCGAGCAAGACCGCTGCCTGTGCAGCGTTCTGCCTGCGCCGCGCCTTGCCTGCGGCGGATTTGTGGGGCTTGACCTCGCCGTCTCACCTCGACTTCGTCAAATCCCTCGGTTGCTATGACCGGGTGATGGCGTACGGGCAGGCAAGCGTGGGCTTGCGCCGCGAGGAGGTCACGCTGATTGATGTCGCTGGCGACGCTCGCTTGCGCGACGCGCTGCACCAGCACTATGGCGATCGGCTGCGTCGCAGCATTTCGGTCGGGCGCGCCCACTGGGCCGAGTTCAAGCCCCCGCACGCAAGCCTGCCGGGGCCTCGACCCAAGCAGTTCTGGGCGCCACATTACGGCAGCGTGCGTGTGTCCTCGGCGCCGGGTGGTTTGAGCAGTGAGCAATACAACGCCGGGCTATACCGCGCATGGCGGGATTTCGTCAGCGCGGTGCTCTGCCGCCCACACCATCCGCCGTTCGAAGCGGTCACGCTGTCGGGGCCGGGCGGTATCGCCGTGGCGTGGGCTGCCTTGCTGGACGGCAGCGCCGAGCCGCACGAGGGCTTTGTCGTACAACTCTGAGCGGTTTGCGTCCACGCCTGATACAACCAGCACTGTTGGTTTGATGGGAGGCAAGCAGATGAGCAACCGCAAAGTAGCAATCATCACCGGCTCGGCGACGGGTGTTGGCGCCGCAACGGCGCTGGCGCTGGCGGAGCGGGGCTACAACGTGCTGATCAACTACTCGAAGAGCGAAGCCGAGGCGCGCGCTTCCGACGCCGCCTGTCGCGCGGCCGGCGCCGAGACCCTGCTGCAGCGCGGCGATGTCGCCAGCGACGACGACTGCCGGGCCATGGTGGCAGCGGTGATCGATCGCTGGGGCCGCCTCGATGCACTGGTCAACAACGCCGGCATCAGCACCTTCACCGGCGCTGCCAACTGGGATGTGCTCGACACCGAAGTGTTCAACCGCATCTACGCCGTCAACACCATCGGTACCTTCCAGATGGTGCGCGCCAGCGCGCCGCATCTGAAGCAATCGGCCAACGCCGCCATCGTCAATGTGTCATCAATTGCCGGGGCGCTCGGCATCGGATCGGCCGTGCCCTACATTGCGTCCAAAGGCGCGGTGAACGCGCTGACGCTCTACCTCGCCCGCGAGCTGGCGCCGGAGATCCGAGTCAACGCCGTCTGCCCGGGCCTGATCACCTCACGCTGGTTCGTCGACGGCATCGGCCAGGACGGTTATGAAAAGCTGAAGGCCGGTTATGAGCAGACCACACCGCTGGGCCGGGCCTGTACGCCCGAAGACGTTGCCGAAGCCATCACTTGGCTGATTGAGGGGGCGCGCACCGTCACCGGCGAACTGATGCTGCTCGATTCCGGCGTCCACCTCGGTCGGGCGGCGCGCGTACCGGCTGCGTCGAAAACATGAAGCGGTGTACTACATACTTTTGCTATCGGTTGCGAGTCCGGCGATCACGGGAGGCGGGGCATCATGCAGGGAATTGATTCGGTCAGTGCGATCGCAGAAGTTGCAGCTGCGCCCACCGGCAACAAGCTCGACGCCTCGCTCGGGCTCTGGACGCTGACGCTGCTCGGTGTTGGTGCCACCGTCGGCACCGGCATTTTCTTCGTGATGGCGGAGGCGGTGCCAAAGGCGGGGCCAGCAGTCATCGTTGCTTTCATTCTGGCCGCGATCACGGCGGGGCTGACAGCGCTTTGTTACGCCGAGCTGGCCTCCTCGGTACCTGCGAGCGGATCGTCGTACTCCTACGCACGGGTGGCGTTCGGCGATTTCGTGGCCTTTGTCGTCGCCGCCTGCCTGCTGCTTGAGTACGCGCTCGCGGCAAGCGCCACTGCCATCGGCTGGTCGGGCTATCTGAATAACTTCCTCGACAACGCCTTCGGCTGGAGCATCCCCGAGGCACTGCGCAGTCCGATGCTGGTTGCAGGGAAGGCAGGGCTGGAGGTTCATTTCAACCACTTCAACCTGCCGCCGGTCATTCTCGTCGTGCTTTGCGCCATCCTGCTGCTGCGCGGCACCCGCGAATCTGCGCTGGTCAACGCAGGAATGGTTCTGCTCAAACTGCTGGTGCTGGTGTTCTTCGCGGTCATCGCATGGGGCGGATTCCGCAGCGAGAACTTCACGCCGTTCTTCAACAGCAGCGGCATGACCGGTGTGACCGCCGCTGCCGGCACCGTGTTCTTCTCGTTCATCGGGCTTGACACCGTAGCCACCGCCGCCGCTGAAACGCGGAACCCGAAGCGCACGGTGCCACTCGGCATCCTGCTTGGGCTGCTGATTGTGACCATCGTGTACATGCTGGTGGCCGTCACCGCGCTGGGCGCGCAACCGGCGGCAAAGTTTGACGGGCAGGAAGCGGGGCTCGCCGAGATTCTGAAAACAGTCACCGGTCAGGCGTGGCCAGCGGTGGTGCTGTCGGCCGGTGCAGTGATCTCGGTGTTCAGCGTGACACTGGTCACCATCTATGGCCAGACCCGCATTCTTTACGCGCTGAGCATTGATCGCCTGCTGCCACCGCTATTCCAGCGACTTGGTCGCCGCGCCGCGGTGCCCGGCGCCAACACGGTGATCGTGAGCGTGGTGGTCGCCATCGTTGCCGGACTGGTCGACTCCGGCTATCTGTGGGACATGGTGAGTCTGGGCACGCTGGTCGCGTTCATCGTCGTCTCAATGGCTGTGCCAGTTATGCGCCAGCGCGCGATGCGCAGCGGCGACATTGCTGCGGCAAGCTTTCGGGTGCCGTTTGGCCCCTATCTGGTCCCCGCACTGAGCGTGCTTGCCTGCCTCTACATCATCAAGGATCTGTCCCCCGTGACGTTCAAGGTGTTTGCGGTGTGGATGGTGGTCGCCGTCGGTGCATTCCTGGCCTACCGGCGCCTTGCCAACCGGGGAGAGACAGGCTGACGCTGCAAGAAGGGCGTGGAAGGGCGTGGCCGAGTGTTTCGGCAACAGCCTTACGCCGAAATCCTTACAGCACAGGGCTTGACGAGGCATTTCCCTTAAAGTCGACTTGTTGGCGAATGATTACTTCAGCCCTTGTTGAATGGGCATTCTGCGATGAAGCTGCACCGGGTTTTCACTGGTGAACGCTTTGTCTCCCGCCAGCCCAATAGGCCAGCCCAAATGCCATGACATTGGCATTGTGTGCAGTAGACTTCCAGGCGAGCGGCCCACGCCCTGCACTCGCACTGTAGCGTGAGCGACCGCTGACATCACACCGGGGAATTCAACCCGCTTCGGGAGCAAACATGACCCGCGCCCATCTGCTGCACATCACCTTCGCGATCGTCACCGCCCTTGCCGCCAGCACGGCGCACGGCGCCTGCAACTTCGACATTGATCAGGACGGTGCGCTCAACCCCGCCACCGATGGCGTGCTGATCGTTCGCCGGCTGCTCGGCCTTGGCGGTGCGGCGCTGGTCGCCAATGCCGTCAACCCGGCCGGGCTGCGCACCAGCGCCACGCAGATCGAAAGTCACATCGACAGCATGATTGCCGATCGCAGCCTGCGTCTGGATGGCAGCGGCAACGCGCCCACGGCGCTGTCTGACGGGCTCATGCTGGTGCGCGCGATGGTCGGTGTGACCGGCACCGGCGTGACCACCCTGGCGATTGCCGGCACCCCGCCGCGCAACACATGGACGCTGATCCGGCAGCACCTGAACGGCACCTGTGGCGGCGCGTTCGCCAACAACGCCACCGGTCCCGCCGTGGTCACGCAGTTGCCGGCGACGCTCAGCAGCCCGTGGGGCATGGCATTCCTGCCCGACGGCCGCATGCTGTTCACCCAGCGCGGCGGCAGCATGGTCATCGTCAGTGCTGACGGCGCCAGCAAGTCCGCCGACATCAATCCGACACTGCCCAATCTCACCTCGGCCGGACAAGGCGGGCTGCTCGATGTCGCGCTCGACCCCGACTACAACGGCAGCAGCAACACACGCATTTACTGGACGTTCTCCGAGACCGGCAGCGGTGGCTCCGGTACCGCCGTGGCGCGTGGCGATCTGAACGCTGTCACAGCGACCATCAGCAACGCCCAGGTCATTTACCGGCAAACGCCCAAGGTAGGTGGCGATGGTCACTTCGGCTCGCGCCTCGCGTTTCGCAGCGACAAGACGCTAATGGTGACGCTCGGCGAACGGCAAACCGATGACCCCGCTGCACCGACCAGCAACAACGCACAACACCTCGGCAAGACCCTCGGCAAGGTCATCCGCATCAATCGTGACGGCACCATCCCGGCGGGCAACCCGACCTTCGGCACCCCCGGCGCGCTGCCGGAAATCTGGAGCTACGGTCACCGCAACCCGCAGGGCGCTTCGATGCGGCCGGGCAGCGACGACCTCTGGCTCACCGAGCACGGGCCGCTCGGTGGCGACGAGCTCAACTTTGTGCAACCGGGGCGCAACTACGGGTGGCCGCTGGTGAGCTATGGCTGCCCCTACAGCGCCGGTACCAACACACCCGCCTGTCGCCCGGGCGGCACCGGGGGCGTGCACGCACCGACCTACGAAGAGCCGGCCACCACCTGGCTGCCATCATCCACGGCGCCCTCCGGCCTCATCTTCTACAACGGCGGAAAATTCACCGACCTCGGCTGGCAGGGCAGCGCCTTCACCGGCGGACTCGCAGGCTCGACGCTCTGGCGCATCACACTCAACGGCAACGCATTCGTCGCGAAAGAAGAAGTCACGGTCGTGAAGAACCTCGGCCAGCGCATCCGCGTGGTCAAGCAGGGGCCGGATGGCTGGATTTATCTCGCCACCGACAGCGGCCAGCTGCTGCGCCTGTGGCGATGACTCCCGCCACCGGGCACATGCAAACCTGACATCCCGCTCCAGCGGGCAACGCGCCTCAGCCCTTGACGCTCAAGATGATGCCGTACCAGGTACGTGGCCTGCTCACGGTGTAGGTTGCGCTTTGCAGGCCATACGCGGTGGTGTTCTCGCTCGCCAGCGGTGCCACGTTGTTGGCAACCAGTCGCACTGACATCGTCCGGCCCAGCGGCACGTTGGCATACAGATCGACGCTGCGCGAGCGGGCGAACTCAATGCTCTGTTCTGCCGTTTGCTGCGTTCGATAGCCGGGTGTGAACGACAGGCTGCCGCCCATGCGAATCGGGGCTGGCAGCACGCCGGTCAGCATGTAGTCGAGCCCGAACGTGGCCGACCACGGCTGTTGCCGGTCCAGGCGGTTGTCCGGACCAGGCACGCCACGCACCCGCGACTCATAAAAATTGAGCGATGCACGCAGGTCCAATGGCGTTTTGGTATCGAAGGCAAACGGCAACAGCGTTCCGGCACGACCGCGGGCTTCCAGCTCAAGGCCGAAGGTGTTCGCCGAGTCGAAGTTCACCGGTCGCGTCACGTAACGTGGCACCGATGCCCACGACACCGTCTCCAGTGTGGTGCGATTGCGGATCAGATCCTGCACGCGCCGGTAGAACACCGTGGCACTCGCCACGCCGCCGCCCGGGAAATAGCGCTCGTAGGCCAGATCAAACCCCGTCGCCAGCTCGGGCTTGAGCGTCGGGTTGCCGATGCGGTCGGCGGACAGCGCGTCGTTGGGCCGGGTCAGATCGGTGTAAAGCGAAGACACCTGCGGGCGAGCGAGCAGCTGCATGGGCTCCGGCGCCTTGAAGGTACTGGTCAGGCTGCTGCGGAACAGATGCTCTCCCTTTTCATCCAGCTTGTACTTCAGGTGAAACATCGGCGTCACAACGCTGGCGGCAACGCTATCCTGTTGGTCACCGACCCCCTTGCTCCGCGTCTCGATGCGCTCGGCGCGCACGCCCGCATACGCAGCAAGACGCTTGCTCACCTCCCAGTCATCCTGAACGAACAACGCATAGCGCGACACCCGTGCCTCAACGTCCTGGTCTTCGTAGATGGGCAACAAGGGCACGCCCAGCTCGGTGGTGCGTGAGCGGCCAATCCAGTCGCGCCACTCGAAATTCCAGCCGCCAGTCACCGTATGCGCATCGGCGACCAGCCGCGAGTACTGACCACTCAGATTCACCGAGGGGTTTCTGCTTTCGCCGTAGGTCAGGCGACGCTCGCCGCCGTCGCGGAACGCGCGGGCGGTGAAATCGTTGGCGTTGTACTGCACGCTGGCTTTCACTTCGAGGCGCTGATCGCCATCGAAGCTGTTGGTGTAAGTCGTACCCAATCTCGCATTGAGCCAGTTGCCAAAGTTGCGCGAATCGTCGGCGAATACCGGCTGCCCCGAGATCACGCGGCGCTCGGTCGCGATGTCACTCCAGTGCCAGCGGCCCTGATTGATGAATGCCTGGGTGTTGAGCGAGCTCGCCTCGTCAATCTTCCAGTTGAGCGATGGCGAAAAGTTGTAGCCGCGACCGTGGGGGTGCTGCTCGCTGGACCGGGTGCCAATGGCCGCCGGCGTACTGGCGCCAGCGGCCGGCGTCGCTGCGGCAACCGTAGTGGTGGTCCGCACGGCGTTGAAGTTGTTCCACTCAAAGTAGGAGAGCGGCAGGTTGAACGCAGTGCTGCCCTGGATGCGCTCACCCCAGGTGACGTTGAATCCGGCGGCCGGGTTGTCGTACTGGTAGCTCACCCGCGCCTGTGCCTCGACCGTGCGCGAGCGCGGCGGCTCCTTCAGGATGATGTTGATGGTGCCGCCAATCGCCTCTGCCGTCTGATCTGCAGTGGCCGCACGGGCCACCTCAATCCGCTTCACCTGCGACGGGTTGAGATTGTTCAGATCGAAGTTGGGCGGCGCCGGTTCGCCGTTGAGCAGGACGCGGGTGTAGCTGCCAAGGCCGCGAAGGGCTGGTCCGCTGCCGCCGAGACTGACACCTGGCAAGCGCTTAAGCACATCGTTGACACTCACGTCGCCGAATTTCTGAATCTCCTCTTCGTCGTAAATCTGCTTCGCTGCGGTGGACTGTCGGCGAAGTTCGACCGTGGTCTGCGGGCGCGCGCTCAGTTCCACGCGCTCGATGCGCTGCGCGTTCGGCGTTTCCGTCGGTGACTCGTTGTTGGTCTGCGCGGCAATCTGCGTGCAGGCAATGGCGGACAACACAGCCGCTACGCCGGTTGTGTTGCTCGCGCGGACAAGGCGGCGAGTATGAGAAGAAGAATTCACTGGCATGGATAGAAAAAAGTTCACACGCAACGCGCGCAAGAGGCTGATGTTTCGTTCGCGATCAGGCGGGCACCAAGCGACGCCCGACGAGTCAACGCCACTAACAGCAGTCGACTCAGCGAGGCAACAGACGCCGCACACACATTGGGCCGCAGCAGGCGCTGCTGCGGAATGCGTACCGCGCACGAATAGTAGCCGCTCAGCGCGGCATTCAGAACCGTGGCGCTAGTAGCGAACAAAGACGGAAGGGGCTAGGGTTAGCTCAGCCTGACCCCTGTAGTTGCCGTTCGAGCGCGCAGGCGGAAGGGCTTGGGCATCGTGTGGCGATCAGGAGCCCGTTTCAATTTGAGTCGACATGGCTACGACCATTGGCGGATGGCGCTTCGCATATCAACGCTCGCTAGCTCAGTCGCGCAATCGCATGCCACAGTTGGCGTTTAGATATGCCCGCACGAGTGGCCAAGTCTTTCTCTTGGCGTTTGTGGGGAAGTCGATGCCCGCGACGACCGCCTGGCCTGTGAGGCCTAGCGCTACTCGTGCAAATATTAATGCGTCTGTCGTTGCAAGAACCAGTCCGTCGCCGTCGAGATCCGCCTTGCAGTCTTCGTAGCTTTGTGGCCCGCCAACGTGTCTTGTCACACACATGCCACCAACGCAAGTTCCAGCGATCAGATATTTTCCGTCGGGCTGCAAGACGACTGCGTTTCCTTGTTCTTCGGTCTGCACTCCTGGTGATGCCACCCAACCACCAGAACCAAAGCTTTGGTCGAACGATCCATCGCCGTTGAGACGGGCGGCGCAGATGTCGTTGTTCGCCCCGTTGTAGCAGTAGCCAGCGAGCAATATCTTGCCGTCAGGTAAACGCGCGACTGCGTTAGCAACAGCGTGGCCGCTAACCATTGCGAGCTTCGCCACACCGCTTGATGCAAAGCTTATGTCTAGGGAGCCGTCTGCGTTGTATTTCGCTGCACAAAATTTGAAGAAAAAGGCGCTGGTACAGTACCCGACAACCAAAATTTTGCCGTCAGGGAAAACGGTCGCCGCCGTAGCACGGCCATTGTTGAGAACAACAGGGGTCACCACTTTGCCTTGTATTCCAAAGGAACTGTCGGGACTACCGCCAGCGTCGAGCCGCGCCAAACAAAACCCCTCGTAACAGTAGCCAGCGAGCACGATTGTCCCGTCCGACAATGCGACCACAGATGAGAGCCAAGACACTCCGGCTCCCAATGACATTGTGACCTGTCCAGACGAACCAAACGAGTTGTCCAATTGACCGTCCGACGTGTATCTGACGACACAAAAAGCAATAGACGGACCACACCACCCGCCGACGAGAATTTTTCCGTCGTATTGGAGCGAAACGGATGTAGCGCCACTTCCGTTTGGTGTGTTCAAAATCACCTTACCCGTACCGCTGAACGAGAGATCAAGGGCGCCGTTGGCCATGTACCGCACTGCACACATGTCTGACGTGTTCGCTCGGATACAGGACCCAACCGCAACAATCTTGCTATCCGGCTGCACTACTACTGCCGACGCACGGTCATCGAGAGAGCCTATCGGCGTGACAACGCTACCCACGAAGTTGAAGGTCGTATCTATTGTTCCATCGGTGTTGAGTCGGACAACGCAGAAATCCTGATTGAGGGGACCATTGCATTGTCCGGCAACGACAGTCTTTCCATCGGATTGGAGCGCCAAGGCATTTGCTAGATCGCCCGCCGGCGGGGTGCCCACCGCAAAGGTGGCTTTGCCGTTGGTCGCCCACGTTCCGTCAAGATCGCCCGGGATCGCATTCACGTCTACGCTCGCGATAGAAGCGAAAAGTAGCAGCGCAGAAAACCATGACTTGGAGTCGGAAAACATATCGCGACGATCCTTTGCAACGCTAAGGCTCAAATTTACTCGAGTGCATGATCCCCTCTACCAGTTCAATCACTCCCCACCCGCGCCAACACGCCTTCATCATTCGCCGCCTGCGCCGCTGCTTCGATGGAGCGTAGCCACGGATCGCGGGCGACGCCGCCGTAGGTTTCAACCAGGAAGTCGAGGAACACGCGGGTGCGGGCGGGGATGTGCATGCGGGTGGGCATGGCGGCGTAGATGCTGGTGGTCATCACGCGCCATTCGGGCAGCACGCGCTCGATGCGGCCGCCGCGTAGCGCGTCCTCGACGACGAAGGAGGGCAGGGCGGTGATGCCCATGTCTGCAAGGGCTGCGTGATAGAGCGTGTCCCAGTGCGCCGTGGATAACGCCATCGGCGGCTGCTCCAGCGTCACCGGCTTGCGGCCTTTCTCACCGGCGGCACGATGGATGGCGGAGCGCAACGGGCAGGGCTCGAACGTGGTCTGCTTGTTGCCGTCGGGTGAGAAGGGCAGCAGCCATTCATGGCCGAACAACTCCTTTGGGTCACTGGGGCGACCGCAACGATCGAGATAGGCCGGCGTGGCGCAGGTGATCATCTCCGAATGCGCCAGCAGTCGCGCGACGAAGTTGCCCGTCTGCAGCGGCTGCTTGAGAGTGAGGATGGAGA
This is a stretch of genomic DNA from Casimicrobium huifangae. It encodes these proteins:
- a CDS encoding APC family permease, whose translation is MQGIDSVSAIAEVAAAPTGNKLDASLGLWTLTLLGVGATVGTGIFFVMAEAVPKAGPAVIVAFILAAITAGLTALCYAELASSVPASGSSYSYARVAFGDFVAFVVAACLLLEYALAASATAIGWSGYLNNFLDNAFGWSIPEALRSPMLVAGKAGLEVHFNHFNLPPVILVVLCAILLLRGTRESALVNAGMVLLKLLVLVFFAVIAWGGFRSENFTPFFNSSGMTGVTAAAGTVFFSFIGLDTVATAAAETRNPKRTVPLGILLGLLIVTIVYMLVAVTALGAQPAAKFDGQEAGLAEILKTVTGQAWPAVVLSAGAVISVFSVTLVTIYGQTRILYALSIDRLLPPLFQRLGRRAAVPGANTVIVSVVVAIVAGLVDSGYLWDMVSLGTLVAFIVVSMAVPVMRQRAMRSGDIAAASFRVPFGPYLVPALSVLACLYIIKDLSPVTFKVFAVWMVVAVGAFLAYRRLANRGETG
- a CDS encoding formate/nitrite transporter family protein, which produces MSELYGFDAFSPTEIAAKVNSIGVAKARLPVLRMFMLAVLAGAFIALGALYFTVVRSDASLGFAVRQVLGGVVFSLGLLLVIVAGAELFTGNNLLVMAWADGLISTREVLRNWAIVSVGNLVGAAGLALLVYLSRHPEMNSGAIGEQVVTIAATKQQMPFWTAFFRGAMCNVLVCMAVWMALAGRSVIDKAVAIVFPISAFVAAGFEHSIANMYFFPLAMLLQADGVGASVPPVTVAGFAGNLLPVILGNIAGGSVLVGLVYHLIYGKPAGREQR
- a CDS encoding DUF2855 family protein codes for the protein MSEAFRFCVRRDDPAVTSLQPDPDAPAQRTLAVGEVRLRVCLFAVTANNVTCALYGDKLSFWHMFPVSGPTWGCIPGWGFGEVVESRCDRITVGERLFGFLPMGSYLVLRPGTISAQGFFDATPERADAAPILHYFLRRGQSQQAEPMDDRLFALLYPLFGVGYLLADYVATGGATGSGPLLITAASSKTAACAAFCLRRALPAADLWGLTSPSHLDFVKSLGCYDRVMAYGQASVGLRREEVTLIDVAGDARLRDALHQHYGDRLRRSISVGRAHWAEFKPPHASLPGPRPKQFWAPHYGSVRVSSAPGGLSSEQYNAGLYRAWRDFVSAVLCRPHHPPFEAVTLSGPGGIAVAWAALLDGSAEPHEGFVVQL
- a CDS encoding PQQ-dependent sugar dehydrogenase, with amino-acid sequence MTRAHLLHITFAIVTALAASTAHGACNFDIDQDGALNPATDGVLIVRRLLGLGGAALVANAVNPAGLRTSATQIESHIDSMIADRSLRLDGSGNAPTALSDGLMLVRAMVGVTGTGVTTLAIAGTPPRNTWTLIRQHLNGTCGGAFANNATGPAVVTQLPATLSSPWGMAFLPDGRMLFTQRGGSMVIVSADGASKSADINPTLPNLTSAGQGGLLDVALDPDYNGSSNTRIYWTFSETGSGGSGTAVARGDLNAVTATISNAQVIYRQTPKVGGDGHFGSRLAFRSDKTLMVTLGERQTDDPAAPTSNNAQHLGKTLGKVIRINRDGTIPAGNPTFGTPGALPEIWSYGHRNPQGASMRPGSDDLWLTEHGPLGGDELNFVQPGRNYGWPLVSYGCPYSAGTNTPACRPGGTGGVHAPTYEEPATTWLPSSTAPSGLIFYNGGKFTDLGWQGSAFTGGLAGSTLWRITLNGNAFVAKEEVTVVKNLGQRIRVVKQGPDGWIYLATDSGQLLRLWR
- a CDS encoding LysR family transcriptional regulator; protein product: MDQLRAMRVYAKVVDEGSFTKAADKLDLAPAVVTRLVAELEEHLGVRLLNRTTRSLALTQAGERYLERVQRILADIEDAETAANLETAEPRGVVRVLASPAFTVHQLAKHLPRLRAQYPKLTIELTVQNSVEAVDDSHDISILTLKQPLQTGNFVARLLAHSEMITCATPAYLDRCGRPSDPKELFGHEWLLPFSPDGNKQTTFEPCPLRSAIHRAAGEKGRKPVTLEQPPMALSTAHWDTLYHAALADMGITALPSFVVEDALRGGRIERVLPEWRVMTTSIYAAMPTRMHIPARTRVFLDFLVETYGGVARDPWLRSIEAAAQAANDEGVLARVGSD
- a CDS encoding sulfite exporter TauE/SafE family protein, giving the protein MMMVLGLSAAVVATSFISGILGMAGGMILMGILLATMNVGSAMIVHGVTQLASNGWRAILWRQFIDRRIVVGYMIGLGLAVALFALVSLVLSRPWVLIALGATPFLTYLLPRQLELNVDRPGQPALCGFVCVAVQLLSGVSGPLLDTFFVPSKLDRKAVVATKAATQSFSHIAKIAYFGWVATSATEAVTPMLLAALVVAAVVGTSASRKVLEAMTDANFRNWTRRVVLVVGAVYLASGLWELAK
- a CDS encoding SDR family NAD(P)-dependent oxidoreductase, whose product is MSNRKVAIITGSATGVGAATALALAERGYNVLINYSKSEAEARASDAACRAAGAETLLQRGDVASDDDCRAMVAAVIDRWGRLDALVNNAGISTFTGAANWDVLDTEVFNRIYAVNTIGTFQMVRASAPHLKQSANAAIVNVSSIAGALGIGSAVPYIASKGAVNALTLYLARELAPEIRVNAVCPGLITSRWFVDGIGQDGYEKLKAGYEQTTPLGRACTPEDVAEAITWLIEGARTVTGELMLLDSGVHLGRAARVPAASKT
- a CDS encoding TonB-dependent receptor plug domain-containing protein, which codes for MLSAIACTQIAAQTNNESPTETPNAQRIERVELSARPQTTVELRRQSTAAKQIYDEEEIQKFGDVSVNDVLKRLPGVSLGGSGPALRGLGSYTRVLLNGEPAPPNFDLNNLNPSQVKRIEVARAATADQTAEAIGGTINIILKEPPRSRTVEAQARVSYQYDNPAAGFNVTWGERIQGSTAFNLPLSYFEWNNFNAVRTTTTVAAATPAAGASTPAAIGTRSSEQHPHGRGYNFSPSLNWKIDEASSLNTQAFINQGRWHWSDIATERRVISGQPVFADDSRNFGNWLNARLGTTYTNSFDGDQRLEVKASVQYNANDFTARAFRDGGERRLTYGESRNPSVNLSGQYSRLVADAHTVTGGWNFEWRDWIGRSRTTELGVPLLPIYEDQDVEARVSRYALFVQDDWEVSKRLAAYAGVRAERIETRSKGVGDQQDSVAASVVTPMFHLKYKLDEKGEHLFRSSLTSTFKAPEPMQLLARPQVSSLYTDLTRPNDALSADRIGNPTLKPELATGFDLAYERYFPGGGVASATVFYRRVQDLIRNRTTLETVSWASVPRYVTRPVNFDSANTFGLELEARGRAGTLLPFAFDTKTPLDLRASLNFYESRVRGVPGPDNRLDRQQPWSATFGLDYMLTGVLPAPIRMGGSLSFTPGYRTQQTAEQSIEFARSRSVDLYANVPLGRTMSVRLVANNVAPLASENTTAYGLQSATYTVSRPRTWYGIILSVKG